GGAACGAGAGGGGCGAGCCGGTCTGCATGATGGATTCCTTTCTGGACATTACGGAGCGCAAGCGGATGGAGGAGGAGCTCCGGATCAAGGACAGCGCCATCGCATCGTCAATAAACGGCATCGCTATAGGCGACCTTGAAGGGAATATCACCTATGTGAACGATGCCTTTCTGAGACTCTGGGGTGGAAAGGACAAAGCCGAAATTCTGGGCAAATCGGCCGTGACCTTCGCGCAGTCGGAGTCGGAGGCCATCGACATAATCAATTTCGTTCGCGAAAAGGGGAAATGGCTCGGTGAAATAACGGGAACAAAAAAGGACGGGACCCCGATCACCGTTCAGATTTCCGCGAGCATCGTCAACAATGACAGGGGAACTCCGATCTGCCTGATGTGTTCCTTTGTCGACATTACAGAGCGGCGCAGGGCTGAGGACGCCCTTCAGCGGGCTTACGGGGAACTGGAACTGCGGGTTCATGAAAGGACCCGTGAACTGACGGAGGCGAACATACGGCTCAAGAATGAGATCGAGGAGAGGGTGGTGGCGGAGAAGGAGCTTCGCCGGAAGGAGCGTGAACTTGAGTTGAAGTCTCTGAATCTTGAAGAGGCGAACACGGCCATGAAGGTACTGCTCAAACGCCGCGAGCAGGATAAGGAGGAACTTGAGGAGCGGATGCTTTCCAATGTCAAGGAGCTTGTCATGCCCAACATAGAAAAGCTCCGCAACGCACATCTGAACGAACGGCAACAGGTGTATCTCGATATCCTCGAGTCCAACCTCAGGGATATCGTGTCTCCCTTCCTGAGAAAGCTCTCGTCACAATACATGAACCTTACACCCACGGAAATACAAGTGGCCTCGCTGGTTCGCGAGGGAAGGACGACGAAGGATATTTCTGAGATATTGAATGTTTCGGACCGGGCCGTGGAGTTTCACAGGAACAATATCAGGATGAAGCTGGGGCTGAAGAACAAAAAGACCAACCTCCGTTCATACCTGCTTTCGTTGAATTAATCCCCCTTCTTGTCCCGATCGTCCGTGCCGTCCTTGAACCGTTCGTCCGCCACCCGGTTGAGGTTCTTCACCGGCCTGCATGAGAACCATCCCGTTCTGACGGGAGACCCCCCGGCAAAATCCGGTATATGAGGTTTGATGTCGAGAAGCGGTGTGCCGTCCACCATGTCAACGTTTTTGATGAAAAGGACGTTTCCGTCGATACCGGTCAACTCAACCACGGACAACCCGATGGGATTGGGACGCCGCGGCGCCCTTGTCGAAAAGACCCCCCGTGTCGCGGTATCGAGAAAAGGCACCACTTTGAGAGAAAACCCGTTCGAGAGATGGAAATGATAGATCAGGACAATATGGGAAAAACCGGTAACGTCCTGCAATCCTTCGCAGTAGGACGCCTCCAGTTCGACGGTTCCCTCGATCCCTATAGCCGCCACGGGCTGTATCGGAACGTTCTTGATGGTCTTGAAGGGTGTATGAATGATCCCGATAGGACTGTATGTGATTTCTTTCATATGGGGTACCTCTGCCGATACCGGAGAATCGTCGTTCTGATCCCCGGTTCAGGATATCTCGATAACCGTTCCCGCGCCGCCTTCGATAATTCTGTTGGGGAACCGGGCGATTATCTCCGTTCTGTATTCCGTGCAATGGGTGGGACAGATCAGGCTCAGTTCTTTCAACCGGTCGAAATCGTTGAATCCGTGAAGACCGCCGATGAGGCCACGGGGTTTTCCATAGGGTGCCGCTGCTTCCAGGATCATCGCCACGCCGGGATGGGAACATCCCACGATGACGACCGTCCCGCGGGTCGTTTGCATCACCAGGGACTGTTCGATGCCTCCCAGAAGACCGGTGAGATGAATGTCATTTTCCAGGTCGACCGGCGCGTCGGTGGCGATAATGACCTGCCGGGCGGAAGAATGAGGGACGATGGAAGGGGCCGGCAGGTGGAGCGTAACGTCCCTGTTCAGTGATAGAAAGGCTGCAAGGCCGCCGGTATGGTCCCAGTGGTCATGGGAGATTACAACGGAATCGATCGTGGCGGCGTCGACACCCAGAACATTCATGTTTTCCAGCAAAATATCACCCCGGGCCCCTGTGTCAAAGAGGATCCTTCGATCGCCCGCTTCGACGAGACAGGCAAAACCCCAGTCCGACCGAAGATCGCGTTGCCGGCTGTAATTGTCGTAGAGTATCGTCAGTTTGATGGCCATCGCCGCCTCCGCGGGTCTGTTGTTATGTGATCCCTGTCTGGAATTATGGCAGACTCCCGCATTTCCGCCATTTTGAATGTTCCCTCTACCATAATCGATCGCTTCTGTCGACCCATAGGCTGCATGTTCCCGCTGATTGTATATGTGTGAGGTGAGGAACCCCTGTCTCGGGGATATCGACGGTCCTGAAAAAAGAAAGGGACCGGCTCTTGGAAAGGAGGAAAACCAAGGCCGGCCCCTGGTTAATAATGTGAGGTGTATTGGCGTTGACAATTTAAAAAGCAATGTCTATGCCACAAAAAGGATGACGTGGGGCATCACCGATAAGCAGTCAACATTAAAGAAAAAACATAAAAAAGCATTATTCTCTTCCTCGAACGTTTAAAAAAGAGATGGATAAAAAATAACCATTTGTGGTATCCGGGTGGATACAAAATAACCATTCGGGGATGTGAAATAGCGATGAGCCTTTCTGAAAACACGGGGATATTCGCGGGTGCGGACCGCCCATTAAGAATGGCATCAATATTGCTGTCCCTATCGGTGCTATGACGATGGCACGCAAGCGATCATGGATAACGGTACCGCCCCTGATAATTATCGGGGCCGTGATAATTCTCGGGGCGATCCTGCTCTTCGTTACCCTTGAGAACATACACAGAGAGAACGAAAACGCGGAAAACCTTCTTTTGGAACGAGGAAGCGCGCTCATCCGCTCCTTTGAAGCGGGCATCAGGACCGGAGTCCTGGGCATGCAGTGGGACAGTCCCCAGATCAGAAAATGGCTCACGGAAACGGCCCAGCAACCCGGCATATTCTACCTGGTGGTAACGGATCACACCGGGAAGATCCTCGCGCACAGCGATCCCTCAAAGATCGGCGAGCAGTACGAAACGGAACTGGATCTCGAGTCCGTCACACAATCACCTCTGCCCACGTGGAGAAAAAAATCAGAATCCCGTGGCCAGGAGGTATTTGAAATTGCAAATAAGTGCTCGCCCCTTCCCGGCCAGCTGGTTACTTACATTCGAACGGAGTCACCCCATGAATGGCTCCGTTTGCAGATATCCGCAAAGGAAGGTGAAGAGATCGCCAGACTCGCCATGGTCGTGGGGCTGGATATGGCACCCATTGAACGGGCCAGAAAGGAAGATATACGAAACACCATTCTCGCGGCACTGTTCCTGCTGCTCCTGGGATTTGCCGGGATCGTATCTCTCACTCTCGCCCACGGATACCGTGCGGCGAGAACGACGCTGACAAAGATCAAGGCATTCTCCGATACTCTTGTGGACAACATGCCGGTAGGCATCATAGCCCTTGACCGCGAGGAACTGGTAACATCAATAAACCCCACGGCGGAACTGCTTCTGCGTACAACCCGGGAGACGTCCGTCGGAAAACCTGCCGATAAGGTCATTCCCGGGCCGATCAGGAAAATGACGGAAGAACTGAAGAGGGGTGAACACATAACAGCCCATGAACTGGAATGTGCCGTAGAACCGGGTTTGACGCTTCCGCTTGATGTAACGGCCACCATTCTGGAAGAGGATGACGGAACGTTTCTGGGCCATGTCTTTCTCATTCGGGATCTCACTGAGATACGGAAACTGCGCCGGGAGATAGAGAGAAGCCAGCGGCTGGCGTCCCTGGGACGGCTTGCCGCGGGAATAGCTCACGAAATAAGAAACCCCCTGAGTTCGATCAAGGGATTCGCCACGTACTTCGGGGAACGCTACCGCGATGTTCCGGAGGACCGGGACACGGCGCAGATAATGGTGGAAGAAGTGGACCGGTTGAACCGCGTCATCGGCGAACTTCTGGAGTTCGCGCGTCCGATGAACATCCAGTTGCGGGAAACATCACTGCCTGAACTGGTGCAGCATGCGGTGAAACTTGTCGAAGAACAGGCCCGTGACAGGAACATCACTCTCGCGGTGCATGCCGGTTCGGAAATTCCCGCCGTTCCTGTCGATCCGGACCGGTTCAATCAGGTCCTGCTGAACCTCTATCTGAACTCCATACAGGCGATGGAAGATGGCGGCCTGCTGACGACGAACATCATTCCGAACGGACCGCGTGAGGTGAGCATTATCGTGACCGATACGGGAAAGGGAATCCCCCGAAAGGACCTGGGAAAAATATTTGATCCCTATTTTACGACCAAGCCCTCCGGAACAGGCCTGGGTCTTGCCATCGTCCACCGCATCATAGAGGCCCACGAAGGGACCCTGCGCGTCGAGAGCGAACCGGGGAAGGGAACAACGGTGCGAATATCGCTGCCCCTTCAGAGTGGCGGGGTGGTGAATAACAGAGGGGTGTGACAGGGGTCCGCAACGCCCCGGCTTGAAGAAGGACAGGAGCATGGATCAGAAGGGGACAATTCTCGTTGTTGATGATGACCGGGCACATCGTACCATGCTGCGGACGCTTCTCAAGGGGTGGGGCTATCCCGTGGAGGAGGCGGATGACGGCGACAGGGCCGTCGAGATGGTACGTGAACGTGCCTTTGATCTGATCCTGATGGATATCCGTATGGTGCGGGTTTCCGGGCTCGAGGCCCTTGAGATGATAAAGGATATCAACCCGGCCATTCCGATCATCATCATGACGGCCTATTCATCCATTGAGACCGCGAAGGAGGCCCTGAAAAAAGGAGCCTATGATTACCTCACAAAACCACTGGATTTCGACGAACTGAAGATCATCATGGCCCATGCCATGGAGCACCGGCAGCTTCGCGAGGAAAACCGGATGCTCAGGGAACACCTGGGGGCGCAGTTCGACCCGGGGAATATCATCGGCCGCAGCGAGACCATGGTGCAATTGATGGAAACCGTGGCCCAGGTGGCGCCCTCGGACGCCACCGTTCTCATTTCCGGTGAATCGGGAACGGGAAAGGAACTGATCGCCGGGGCGATCCACTATAACAGTTCCCGGAAGCTCGGACCTTTCATCAGAATAAACTGTGCCGCCATTACGGAAACCCTTCTTGAGTCAGAACTGTTCGGGCATGAAAAGGGTTCCTTTACCGGTGCCGATCGGAAAAAGGAGGGAAAGTTCCGACAGGCCGACGGAGGTACCCTGTTCCTCGATGAAGTGAGCGAGATGTCGCTCTCGATGCAGGTAAAATTGCTCCGGGTCCTGCAGGAACGTGAGATAACGAGGGTCGGCGGTGAAGAGGTGATACCCGTCAATGTCCGTGTCATCGCGGCCACGAACAAGGACCTGGTCAGGGAAGTGGATGAAGGGCGTTTTCGTGATGACCTCTTTTATCGCCTGAACGTGGTCTCCATCAGGGTGCCGGGCCTGGTGGAGCGCCGGGATGATATTCCGCTCCTGTCGCAGCACTTTCTGAACCTCTTCGCTGAAAAGAATAACAAGAACATACGGGGATTCACGCCACAGGCGATGGACCGGCTCATCAAGCACCGGTGGCCGGGGAATATCCGGGAGCTCATGAACGTTATCGAGCGTGCCGTCGTGCTCACCAGGGCCGAGTATCTCGACGAGGATGACCTGTCGATCGCCGGCGGGCAGGGCCAGGCTGCAGCCGCCGAATTCTCCGGGAATGTGCCCCTCGAGGAGGTTGAAAAAAGCACCATACTCAAGACGCTCGATATAACGGGAGGGAACAAGAGCGAGACAGCGCGGCGGCTTGGGATCACCAGGAAGACACTGCGGGAGAAGCTGAAGAAATACGGGGTGTCCGATTAAATAATACTGGCTGCAACAAGCACGGGAGGGGGCGGTCGGCGACGCGTGCTGAATAGCGGCGGCCCCGGCCTTCCTTAAAAAGGAGAGTGAATGGCGAAACTGACAAAGGAAAAGGGTGCCCGGGGGCGACTGCACATCGAATCACCGCTGACGGGTGAATCCCTTGTCAGCAAGGAATTTCTGAAGAGAACGGAGATAACCGATCATTTCCGGATGCATCCCGATATCAATGTCGTCAAGATCGGGGGTCAGAGTATCATTGACAGGGGGCGGGACGCCCTCCTGCCTGTTCTCGACGTCCTTGTCCAGGCCAAGGAACAGCATAAGATACTACTTATGACAGGCGGTGGGACGAGAGCCCGCCATGTATTTTCTATCGGCATGGACCTGGGCATGCCGCCCGGCGTCCTTTCAAAACTCGCCGATAAGGTGTCCTGGCAGAATGCTGAAATGGTCAGCGTCCTCCTTGCCAAACACGGCGGGGTCAAGATCGGTCACGGTGACAATCTCGAGCAGCTTACCATGTTCTGCCAACTTGGCTTCCTGCCGATCACTTACGGTGTCCCTCCATATGGATATTTTGAACATCCGGCCCAGTTCGGCGCCATTCCTCCCCACCGGACCGACTGCGGCGCCTTTCTCCTGGCGGAAAATATCGGTGCCCGTTCACTGATCTATCTCAAGGATGAAGCAGGTCTTTTCCCCCTGGACCCCAAGAAGGTGAAACAGGCGCAGCGTAAGGGTTTGCGTCCTTTTAAACGGATTTCCGTTGACGAACTTCTCGATATGGATCTCGACGACCTCATCATCGAACGAGATGTACTGACCCTCATGAAACGGGCGAAACTTATCGACAAACTGCAGGTGATCGACGCCCTGCATTATCCGGGGCACATTCTGGCGGCCCTTGAAGGCGAGGAGGTGGGTACCGTCATCTACCGGTCATAGGGGAGATGTTTGTCAGTACCTATCAATCAGCCGGTTTTTCTTCCTTGCCGGCCTTGAGGATCACCAGTTCGGCGCCTGTCGCCGCCGCGATCTGCTCAAGCTCCATTTTTCTCATGTGCACGGCATGGAAGGTAAGGTCGACGCCGCTGACGCCGCATACCCGGAAGCGGGGCTTTTTTTCCCCCTCTTCGATCTTTCTTCGCTCTCGAACAAAAATCAACGGTTTCATAGCGTTCTCCTTTTCAGGAATATTTAAATAGTATATATATCCTAAAAGAACATATGTCAAAGGATAGATCATGGAAAGAGGAAAAAGAAAACGTCACCCATCAGAGGGCAGGCAGGAGCGGTACATTCAGCCGTCACTGCTGCTCGGTCTCTGTAGCGGTTCATCCTATGGTTACGAATTGATAAAAAAAATAAAGGACCTTGGATTCATTCAGGGACCGGTGCCGCCGGGAATGATCTACCGGCACCTCCGGCAGCTGGAAGATGACGGCCTTGTATCCTCCCGGTGGGACACGAAGGGAACGGGACCGGCGAAGCGGATCTATCATCTCACCGAGGCAGGAACGGAGATGCTCGCCCTCTGGGTGGACTTCATGGAAGAGCAGAAGAACTGCCTGAACGCCTTTCTTGAGCGATATGAACAACTTATAAGGTGAGGGAAAACTGAAAATCCTTCTCAGGGGAGCATGGTTACCTTTCCCCCTCTTCCCTTTGGTTCGTCAATGCATTCCCAGACACCATTTTGCCGGGCCTTCAGTGGGATGACGGCCTGGCCGCCCCAGAAACGGGGACGGACCCAGCCTTTTGAGATGACCATATCATCGGGTGAAGGAACGCAGGCGTTCCTGTCGAGCGATACCGCCTGGATACAATGCCTTGAAAATTCCGATACAGGAAATATTGCAGGGAAGTCGCGGAGCCGGCCGAACTCTATGAAACGGCCGCACCAGCCCGTCGCGGTAAGCCCGACCGCAGCGGCCGCACCGATGATTCCGTCATTCGTACCGCCGTGGCCGGAGAGGTGAATACCATCCGTCGCCCGAAGGGCATCCCGCTGGGTTACGACCTCCTTCACGCATCGATAGCCGAAGCCCTTCAGTTCGTTGAGAACGCCGTTTCCTTCGATGGCGACGCAGATGCCGGGGTCACTCCCCTCCAGGGAATATTTCCTGACGTGTTCGATCGCCCGGCAGGTGATCGTGTCCAGCAGGGATCTGTCGGGAACATGAACGACAACACAGGCGGCGCTGTTGTGGGACGTATAGGGGATAGCATCATTTACGAGAAGTTGCTGGCGTAAAACACCCCAGAGCCGGCATTCCTCCGGAAGAAAGTTCTCGAACCATCTGGCCAGTTTTCCCGTTCCACGGTCGGAATCGAGCGTGTCCGTATCATCAAACCCGATATATGCTTTCATGTTTTCTTTCCCGACGGGTACCGGCAGCCGTTCAAAAACAGTGTATCGATGATGCCTTGAATGACACGTGCAGGGGTACCCCTTCACTGATTTCAAGTTCTATCAGAGATCGTTTTGTTATCGATGCCTTGAAGGTCGATGAACCGACTTCGACCTCCACCTCGTAATACAGCCCCTGGTCGATCACTTTCCTGACGGTGCCGGGAAAGGTGTTTCTCATGCTGGAATCGATGTTTTCCCGGCTGAGGACCACGTCTTCAGGGCGAATGGCCACATAACCCCTGCTGTTCGGCGGTTGCCGCCCCACGTCGATTTCGATCCCTCCGTAACGGGCCGTCTGATTGGTAAATTCAACGGGAAAGAGATTTTTCATCCCCACGAAGTCGGCGACAAAGGCGGAGTTGGGGCGCTGGAAAATGTCCTTGATGCTTCCCACCTGCACGATCTTCCCCTCGTTCATGATAGCGCCGCGGTCAGCCAGTGAAAGGGCGTCGATGAAGTCGTGGGTGACCATGAAAAACGTGGACCGGGACGACCGGTGAAGGCGCTTGAGTCCTCTTCGGACCTCTTCACGGAACCCGGGGTCCAGGGCCGACAACGGTTCGTCGAGAAGCAGGATCTTCGGTTCCACCATGAGCGCGCGGGCAAGGGAAACACGCTGGTTCTCCCCGCCGCTCAGGTTCGTGGGGAGCCGTTTCAGCAGATGTGAAAGGTTCAGGTCCTCCACGAGGTGATCCATCCGCCGTTTCCGTTCCCTTTTATCCACCCGGTGAAAATGAAGTCCGTAGGTGATATTTTCCGCCACCGTCAAATGCGGAAAGAGGCAGAAATCCTGGTATACGATGGCCACGCCCCGTTTTTCAGGGGGGCGCCGTGTCACGTTCCGCTCTTCAATGAAAATGTTCCCCCTCTCGATCGGGACCAGTCCAGCGATTGCCTCAAGAAGCACGGTCTTTCCGGCGCCGGTCGGTCCCATGAGCACGAAAAACTCGTTTTCACCGATATCAAGGGTAATGTCTGAGAGGACGAAATCACCCAGTGTGGTGCCGGCATGTTCGATTCGGATCATGTCTGTTTTCCACTCCTGAGCGTGAGTATCCGGAGGATCAGAAAGAGCAGCAGGCAGACCGTCACCAGCCAGACGGCCACCGGTTGAGAGTACCGCAACCCGTATCCTTCGAAACGCTCATAGATGAGAACCGGCGCGATCATTGGATGGTAGGCGACGATGACGACGGCGCCGAACTCGCTGATCGCCCGCGCCGAGCACATGATAAGACCGATGAGCATGCTCCGCCAGGCAAGGGGGAAGGTGATCCGTGAGAAGGTTTCGAACATGGTCGCGCCGAGGCTTCGTGATACGTTCTCCAGGCGCGGCGAGATGCTTTCAAAACCGTTCTTGACGGTATTCACATAAAAGGGGATCCCCACAAAGGTGAGGACCGTGACGATTCCTGTTACACTGCCCATGATCCGGATCCCCAGTTCGCTGAAGAGCTCGCCGATCCAGTGATTTTTTCCGGCCACGCTGAGGATCGCGATGCCCACCACGGGATGGGGGATGACGATCGGAAGATCGATGATGCTTTCCACGAACCGCTTACCGTAAAAGGTGGTGCGTGCAAGGATATAGGCAAGAGGTGTCCCGAAAACAAAAGAAATGAGTGCGGCCAGTCCGGCCGTGTATATACTCAGCCAGATCGACCGCACCACATTCGGGTCCTTCATGGTTTCCCGCATCATGACCAGAGACGGCGCGGTCAGCATTTCGATCAGGGGAACCAGGATGAAAGCGATTATCAGAACACCGCATGATACAGTGACCCAGAAAAACGGTTCTTTCCGTATCATAAATATCTTTCTAACCTTTAATGCTTTCGTAAAAAGTCACAACAAAAGGCACAGGGACTTTTATCCGACATCGTCAATCCTTCACTTCCACGAGATTCTTCAATTCCGCCGGGAGACGCTCCAGCATGGCGGCCGTGGGAACCCGGCAGGGGATGAAGGGAGGCTGGCCCATGTCCTTGAGGACCTTCAAACCACCCTGGGGATCAAGCATGTATGCCAGAAAGGCGATCGCCGCCTCTCTGTTTGGTGCGTTCTTTATGAGGGTGACACCGTAAGTACAGGAACTTCCCTTCATCTCCATGAAGGTGCCCGGTTCCTTGCCGGTGACCTTGACGACCGCTTCCGCATAAAGGTTATCGTACTGGTAATTTCCGAGATTTATCTCGTCGGGAAGAATAATGTATTTGAGTTCGTGCTGAACGGCGACTGAAAGGTATTCCCAGGCATAATCCATGTTGCCCGTCTGGAGGAGCGAGACGAGCTCGACGGACTTGGGCCTGATGTTCTCGATGGGGCGATTGGCCAGTAATTTTTCATAGAGTCCCGGGATCTTGTAATATTTTTCCGCGAGCTGCAGGACCATGAGGGAGCGGTATCCGCAGGGGTCGAGATTCGGGTCGGAGTGGCCCCAGACAACTCCTTCCTTCTGAAGGATCTCATACCAGTTTCCCGCATTGACCTCGCCGGCATAAGCGCTCTTGTCGGTATAGCAGAGGACGAGCTGGTTCGTCGCGAAACGGATGTTCACGTCTGCATATTCAGGCACCAAAAGCTTGTCGATGACCGTGTAATCCGCCGACGCCATGATGTCGCAGGGTTTCTTGAGGTCCGATACCTTCCGGGCCGCCTTCTGACTTCCGCTTGCCTCGCGCTGAAGGTCAACCTTCGGATATTTCGCTTCAAAGGCCTTTTCCATGGCTTCAAAAGGAACCGAAAGGCTTCCGGCGTGGAACATGTCCAGCGTTCCCGACGGTTCCGCCGGTGCGCCCCCAGGGAACGCACAGAAGATAAACATGAAAAAAGCCGCCGCGATGAATACTGACGAATATTTTAATTTCATGGTTCCAGACTCCTTTCCTTTTTGCCGGAGTTTTTTGCGGGTCGGCTGTTGCCGGCATCACTTTTTTCAAACAGCCACGGCCGCCCGGACAAAGTCCTTTTTAAAACAAAATTGTCATTATCTGTCAATATCAAATACTATTCATAACAAATACGGATGAGTTGTTTCGATAGGGACATATGACCATTTCCTGAGTTCCTCCGTGACCAACGACCCGGAAGACCACGCACAACATGTTGACAATCTTATCGATTGACGAAGGTCATGATCCGTGGTACTGAATCCCGCATGGATGAAATGCTGACAACGAAGGAACTCGCCGAGATTCTCCGGTTGAATGAGAAAAAGGTGTATCAACTTGTCAGGGACGGTGGTGTGCCCCACGTGCGGATCGCCGGCAAATGGCTTTTCCCCCGTAAACATGTGATGCGCTGGCTCGATGAGCAGGTGCATCGTGAACGGGACATCCGGATCATGGGAAGTGACGATGTCCTCGTGGACCGTCTCATTTCCCTCTATTCCCGTGAGCAGTACCCGGAATCGATGGCCTTTTATGCGGCCATGGGAAGCACGAAAGGAATTGACGCCCTTTCACGGAAAAAGGGCCACGCCTGCTGCACTCATATCCTTGACACGGAAACGGGTGAGTATAATCTTCCCGTACTTGCGCGACTGATGCCGGACCGGCAGTATGTGGTGATCAATCTCTGGTACCGGAAACAGGGGCTCATCGTCAAAAAAGGGAACCCCCTGGGGATCGGGTCGCTGGCGGACGTGGCGAGGCGAAAGGCGACGTTCATAAACCGGAACAAGGGTTCCGGTACAAGGGTCCTGCTGGAATATCTCCTGGGCGAAGAAGAGATCGACGAACGGGACATCACCGGATTTACCGATGAAGTGGATTCTCATCTCGGTGTCGCCCTGAGAGTTCTTTTCGGTGAGGCCGATGCCGGTGTCGGTATCGAATACGTTACCCATCCCCTGGGACTTGATTTTGTGCCGATCCGGGAAGAACGGTTCGATCTCGTCGTGCCGAAGGAACTCTGGTCAACGGGGATCGTCAGGGAATTCGTTTCCTACCTTGATCCGCTGAGGATTAAAAAAATATCCCGTAACCTTCCGGGCTATGATCTTCGTGAAACAGGAAAAGTGATATTTGAGGGCTGACGGGGCAGGCGGTGATTCGCGGTTTCTCATCCATACCGCGCTTTCATGATCACAATATAAAAGGAGAACGAAAACCCCACGGCGTTTCCTGCGATAACGGGTGCCGAGCGGATCAGAATACCGTAAATGAACCAGAGAAAGAGCCCCACCGATAGGACCGAAAAGGCCCAGAGCGAAAGGTCCTTTGTTTTTTTGGTCCGGTACACCTTGATGACCTGGGGTGCCATGGACAGGGCCGATATGAAGGCGGCGACGAACCCGATGATGGCGGCTGTTTCCATGTGATTTCCGATCGATCCTGTTCCGGGCCATGGGAAGAGACCCGTGGGTTCAGAGATACTCCTTGCGCTGTTTTCCTTCCAGTTCTTCCACGATCTTCCGCACCTCCTGGGAATGACCTCTTTTGCAGATCATGAGAGAGTCCCCGGTTTCAACCACGA
The Deltaproteobacteria bacterium genome window above contains:
- a CDS encoding MBL fold metallo-hydrolase — protein: MAIKLTILYDNYSRQRDLRSDWGFACLVEAGDRRILFDTGARGDILLENMNVLGVDAATIDSVVISHDHWDHTGGLAAFLSLNRDVTLHLPAPSIVPHSSARQVIIATDAPVDLENDIHLTGLLGGIEQSLVMQTTRGTVVIVGCSHPGVAMILEAAAPYGKPRGLIGGLHGFNDFDRLKELSLICPTHCTEYRTEIIARFPNRIIEGGAGTVIEIS
- a CDS encoding sigma-54-dependent Fis family transcriptional regulator, encoding MDQKGTILVVDDDRAHRTMLRTLLKGWGYPVEEADDGDRAVEMVRERAFDLILMDIRMVRVSGLEALEMIKDINPAIPIIIMTAYSSIETAKEALKKGAYDYLTKPLDFDELKIIMAHAMEHRQLREENRMLREHLGAQFDPGNIIGRSETMVQLMETVAQVAPSDATVLISGESGTGKELIAGAIHYNSSRKLGPFIRINCAAITETLLESELFGHEKGSFTGADRKKEGKFRQADGGTLFLDEVSEMSLSMQVKLLRVLQEREITRVGGEEVIPVNVRVIAATNKDLVREVDEGRFRDDLFYRLNVVSIRVPGLVERRDDIPLLSQHFLNLFAEKNNKNIRGFTPQAMDRLIKHRWPGNIRELMNVIERAVVLTRAEYLDEDDLSIAGGQGQAAAAEFSGNVPLEEVEKSTILKTLDITGGNKSETARRLGITRKTLREKLKKYGVSD
- a CDS encoding ABC transporter ATP-binding protein codes for the protein MIRIEHAGTTLGDFVLSDITLDIGENEFFVLMGPTGAGKTVLLEAIAGLVPIERGNIFIEERNVTRRPPEKRGVAIVYQDFCLFPHLTVAENITYGLHFHRVDKRERKRRMDHLVEDLNLSHLLKRLPTNLSGGENQRVSLARALMVEPKILLLDEPLSALDPGFREEVRRGLKRLHRSSRSTFFMVTHDFIDALSLADRGAIMNEGKIVQVGSIKDIFQRPNSAFVADFVGMKNLFPVEFTNQTARYGGIEIDVGRQPPNSRGYVAIRPEDVVLSRENIDSSMRNTFPGTVRKVIDQGLYYEVEVEVGSSTFKASITKRSLIELEISEGVPLHVSFKASSIHCF
- a CDS encoding uridine kinase — protein: MAKLTKEKGARGRLHIESPLTGESLVSKEFLKRTEITDHFRMHPDINVVKIGGQSIIDRGRDALLPVLDVLVQAKEQHKILLMTGGGTRARHVFSIGMDLGMPPGVLSKLADKVSWQNAEMVSVLLAKHGGVKIGHGDNLEQLTMFCQLGFLPITYGVPPYGYFEHPAQFGAIPPHRTDCGAFLLAENIGARSLIYLKDEAGLFPLDPKKVKQAQRKGLRPFKRISVDELLDMDLDDLIIERDVLTLMKRAKLIDKLQVIDALHYPGHILAALEGEEVGTVIYRS
- a CDS encoding PAS domain-containing protein, which produces MARKRSWITVPPLIIIGAVIILGAILLFVTLENIHRENENAENLLLERGSALIRSFEAGIRTGVLGMQWDSPQIRKWLTETAQQPGIFYLVVTDHTGKILAHSDPSKIGEQYETELDLESVTQSPLPTWRKKSESRGQEVFEIANKCSPLPGQLVTYIRTESPHEWLRLQISAKEGEEIARLAMVVGLDMAPIERARKEDIRNTILAALFLLLLGFAGIVSLTLAHGYRAARTTLTKIKAFSDTLVDNMPVGIIALDREELVTSINPTAELLLRTTRETSVGKPADKVIPGPIRKMTEELKRGEHITAHELECAVEPGLTLPLDVTATILEEDDGTFLGHVFLIRDLTEIRKLRREIERSQRLASLGRLAAGIAHEIRNPLSSIKGFATYFGERYRDVPEDRDTAQIMVEEVDRLNRVIGELLEFARPMNIQLRETSLPELVQHAVKLVEEQARDRNITLAVHAGSEIPAVPVDPDRFNQVLLNLYLNSIQAMEDGGLLTTNIIPNGPREVSIIVTDTGKGIPRKDLGKIFDPYFTTKPSGTGLGLAIVHRIIEAHEGTLRVESEPGKGTTVRISLPLQSGGVVNNRGV
- a CDS encoding PAS domain-containing protein — its product is NERGEPVCMMDSFLDITERKRMEEELRIKDSAIASSINGIAIGDLEGNITYVNDAFLRLWGGKDKAEILGKSAVTFAQSESEAIDIINFVREKGKWLGEITGTKKDGTPITVQISASIVNNDRGTPICLMCSFVDITERRRAEDALQRAYGELELRVHERTRELTEANIRLKNEIEERVVAEKELRRKERELELKSLNLEEANTAMKVLLKRREQDKEELEERMLSNVKELVMPNIEKLRNAHLNERQQVYLDILESNLRDIVSPFLRKLSSQYMNLTPTEIQVASLVREGRTTKDISEILNVSDRAVEFHRNNIRMKLGLKNKKTNLRSYLLSLN
- a CDS encoding helix-turn-helix transcriptional regulator encodes the protein MERGKRKRHPSEGRQERYIQPSLLLGLCSGSSYGYELIKKIKDLGFIQGPVPPGMIYRHLRQLEDDGLVSSRWDTKGTGPAKRIYHLTEAGTEMLALWVDFMEEQKNCLNAFLERYEQLIR
- the tsaA gene encoding tRNA (N6-threonylcarbamoyladenosine(37)-N6)-methyltransferase TrmO, translating into MKEITYSPIGIIHTPFKTIKNVPIQPVAAIGIEGTVELEASYCEGLQDVTGFSHIVLIYHFHLSNGFSLKVVPFLDTATRGVFSTRAPRRPNPIGLSVVELTGIDGNVLFIKNVDMVDGTPLLDIKPHIPDFAGGSPVRTGWFSCRPVKNLNRVADERFKDGTDDRDKKGD